The Aedes aegypti strain LVP_AGWG chromosome 1, AaegL5.0 Primary Assembly, whole genome shotgun sequence sequence aggggtctgaggccaagggtaatgttgTGCATTCTGTACATCTCTTGAGCAATTCAAcgataatggatcattgaagatagttttcgttcagtgctcaccgcatcaaaacaaaggcgccactgtatatgggatttaacatgtGATAGTATtgttgttctgtcaaacacacaaggctacggtggcgctatctatgctttccatagcggccgttttggttattttaatgatccattgttcATGTACAGTGCATGGTCGTCGTCTGTTTGCAAATtccccccttgtaaaaaacgaGATGTacatcgaagtgctgcttccacctttcactCATCTTACATTCGTCCGTAAAGATTCTCCCGTCCTTATACCTGCAAATATCGACTGATCGTTAGTTGATAAGTACTGATATACGAGTAAGTACTTCGTTACGAGTAACCTGACCAGTGTTGTAAGctatcacggtagtcgacacgttttcgctgatattcggcagcgcttcgcttaaacattcacaacacgagcgatcaaacgaatgtcgaaaagaaaaatgtcaattgaatgccactgaccacgatagcaATGTTAGGAAGCGTTATAgtgttgtttgtttctgttctgctttcaaTGTATGTGTGTaacattcgacataacagacAAGATCAAATCAAtccatgttgtttatgatccgatgtctgaattctatgcaaaacttatgatttatgcaaattttctcgtatcagacgacattcaattgacacttttttgtgtttgtcgacgttcattctaccgctctcgctgtgactgctgaccatggcaatgaaacgaacgtcgctcaaagtgtcgaatgtttacagcactgaacCTGACCGATCAAATTTGCTACCTGTAATGGTCTTGATATCGTGTCTGGGCAATGATCGTAAACGCGTTTGAGTAGCGTCTTTATCACTTTTTACGTTTTCAGATAtctttttttatctttactatagtggcttttcgccctggCGAGTTCGCCACTCTTCACATATCTGTTGTAACCTACCTTCTGATTCAAACTGCATTTTTCCGCTCTTCCAGGTGGGGACGACCGCCGTGTGCTGCTATGGCACGTGGACAAAGCCATCCTGGAGAAGGATCTCCCGGTTGCCATGAACAAGCAACACTTGAGCAACATATTCTGCCTGGGACTTGACTCCCGCAACCATCGGATCTTCTCCGGGGGCAACGATGACGTGGTCATCGTCCATGACACACAAACGTGAGTATTCTCTAactataaaaatttcaatatatttgttcGTTACTAATGCTTAAATTTTCCTTCTTCAGCCGCGAATCCGTCGATGTGTTCCTGGCACAGCAAACCGGTCTACGGCCTGTCGATCGATCCCTCGAACGAAAGCGTGTTCGCCACGGCCGGCGAGGACGGCAAGATTTTGATCTTCGATCTGCGGGACAGTTCGGATGTGATGTGCGTTTCGAGATGCCGCTCGCCATACCACGCCGTAATGGCACCATCCCTACGATAAGGGGTTCATCGTGACGGCCAACGCCAAGGAGGGTGCGGCCCTGTGGGATCTGCGATCACCGAAACTTCCGACCATTCGATACGGAGGGGAGAATGCCGCGCAGAGCTGTATGAGCGTGCGGTTCAACAGCTTGGGGACGCAAGTGCTGGCACTGAGGAGACGTCTTCCACCGATATTGTATTCGACGGGTTCAGCGGAACCTATCTGCCAGTTCTACCATCAGGATTACTACAATTCCTGTACGATGAAGAGTTGTTGCTTCGCCGGGGAGAACGATCAGTTTGTACTATCCGGGTCGGACGATTTCAACTTGTATGTGTGGCGAGTGACGGACGCGGATGTTACGGATACCGATCAGTGGGTCGATCAAAATCAGATGGTCCTGTATGGGCATCGATCGATTGTGAATCAGGTGCGGTATAACCCACAGAAGTGCTTGATCGCGTCGTCCGGCGTGGAGAAGATCGTTAAGCTGTGGACGCCATTTGAGCTGAACACGTGGCGTGGGAGTTTAACCGAGGAAGCCACGGGTCCAGAGAATCCAGAGAAAGTGTTCACCAACGAGGAATACATTTCGTTGAACATGACCCACGATTACAGTCATCAATCGACGATGGAAGATCCCAGGATGATGGCATTCTTCGACTACCTTGTACAGCAGGAGATCGAAGGATGGAATACCGAGACTTTCGGATCAGACATCGGAGCACAGTTCGGACGAGAATGAGTCATCTCGTCCGGATACGACGCAAACCTCCGATACGGAATCGGTTCAGAACTATATTCCCCTGAGGGGTCAACAGCCGAACCGGAGAGGCGACGTGGCCCAACGGACAAAGTATCGCAACCGGATTGCGTATCTCATTGCCACCAAACGGAATCGGTTGAAACGCCTGGCGTTGAAAACGGCAAACACTAGGGCTCCGAATCGCAGGACGATCACAAAGGCCAAGTACGGATTGCGGAATCAACCTAAGCGACCGGGATTGGGGGCGTTGCGTACCACGAGGAAGGGCATCGGCAAAACGGAATCGACGGCTCAGTACCAGCAAGTACAACAAACGGCCGGTATCGCACGAACAGACCAGCGATTCAGAAGTCCCCAAGTCTACGAAGAAACGTCGACTGCAAACCACGAACCTAAATTTGGCCGTGTACCGGACGTTCCGGCGGAAATCCAAAGGCACGCCGTCGTCCACGTCGAACACCAGTACCCGAGTGGAGGAAACCAGCTcggatgatgatgacgatgccGATGACAGCGGCCAGCAACATTCGGCGGCCAAAAAGCTCAAGTTGAGCATCGAGGCGTTAAATAGCTTGCCGTCGACTTCGAGAGGATTCCCGGGGGCCGCCAGTAGTGCTGCTAACGGGGAGGGCAGTAGTGCCAATGCGTTACAACAATGGTGCGGGGCCGAGTGGATTGTGCCATGCGCGGCGAACGGCGCTGATTGCTGCGGGCAGTAGTAGCACCTATTCCGCCATGGATACACCCAGCACGAGTACGGGACTGACCGGGAATGGAAGAAGTGAGTATCATGTCTTTGACCAGTAATGTAGCTAATGCTATTATTTTAGGTACGTTTTAAATTGCAATGTTATACTTGATCGTTGATCATAGATATTACTTTTCACAAGCAAACCCATGTTCAAGATGTCAGAGTTGATGTTGAAGATGTCAGAGTTTGATTCCCAGACTGCCAAGGATTTTCCTGGACCAAGATCAAGAAACTATAGACCAAATTACTAGAGAAGTTCTGTAATGAATCCTAAAAGGATATATTGGAGGATTTGTGGCAGAATGTCAGGAGAAGTATTTCGAACGCATATAACATTCTTTTATAGAATTTCTGCAGTAATCCCTAAAAAATATGACGAAATATgcccgaaaaaatcctcgaaaaaTGACTTAAGCAAAccctaaaataacttttgaatgatCCTTTCCCCTAGAGGTTGCTAGAGTTAATTTAGGGGTTTATTTCTAGTAATTTCTGAAGCACACACTGACTGAATTTCTTGGGAAAtcgcttggaggaatccttgaaggaattcttggagaaaataaATATGATTACCGAATCTACCAAAACTATTAGATGTGAGTTTAGGGCACCCTATTGCTAACATGGGACAGGCTGACGACACAGTGTAGTCGAACATTTGCTGCCGCCCACATTCCTCCCGCGGCAATCTCAGCAGTTGCTTATGGGATGAAGCTGATTTTTGGTATGCGACTGAGGCATAGTATATGAGCTTATTACCTaccaaatttcatcagaataggTAGGGCATTAGCTGAGAAAGTGGGTGTCAGCGTCTAATAGGAAACCTGTTGTCTGACCAGACGACAACTGCGTTGAGTAATAAGCATATCATCATGATGTCATTACATAATACGCAAAACTAACAATTCAACGCCCTtgaaaaacagtttcaaatgtTAGTCCTACATCTTGTTACGAAAATCTGGCCTATAATAGAGGTCTGAACAATACCCTTCGTAATTACAGTGCTTCTCATCGGATTACCTCCGTTCCGCGGCGGTTCCAGGCCACCTGGTATAATTTCCGataaaatgtattgaaaaataaaagcaatgttactAAATGAATTTCTTAGACAAAAAACAGCTTCAATTTTTGGCGAATTCATAACAGATCTTTTGGTCCATggacgagttcactaatttgacgtttgagcggtgccaaattcactcgttgccatggtcatataaaaaacacggcaccgctaaaacgtcaaatagtgaacccgtgcataggtccattgtgagatttgttcatactttcaacgtGAATTTCTCCTGGAAAACAACCATTCCTCCTATGTCTTCTTTTTATCTGCAAATTGATTCCAGAATATGTTCCCTGATATAACTAAAAAATACTtaacctttcaaaagttcaaacttttccttcgcaattcctccaataattaaTTTATTCTGTCAAAATCTGTCATATagtttcccaaaaaaatatattacacaTTCTTTTGCGAAGTTTATCAAAAGAACttaagaattattttcaaagctaaggcctgggtgacctctgctgtacgtagcagacgtctccattcgactcggtccattgctgcccgtcgccagccacgcattccGCGAAGGGTCCGCatatcgtcctcaacttgatcttgctcgctgcgcaccacgtcgtcttgtgccggtcggattgttttcaaaaaacattttcaccGGGTCGTTATCTGACATTCTgatgacatgcccggcccaccgcaactcccaatttttgcgaggtggatgATGATTGGTTGGCACGGTAAATGGGAGggggtgtgctggacaggttcgatgctgcgaacgtttagaggtaaccataccatctaccagagctgcggcaacacacatgagctgggaacagcttttatagtgatgggttatatgcagaggcgcgtgatcgggtggcagccgatcaatgagagaatgtgcaaattgaggctcaaaggccggttcttcaacttcagcatgataaacgtgcatagccctcactccggaagcactgatgatgataaagacgctttttacgcgcagctcgaacgcgagtacgacagctgcccaagccacgacgtcaaaatcatcataggagatctaaacgctcaggttggccaggaagaggaattcagaccgactattggaaagttcagcgcccaccggctgacgaacgagaacggcctacgactaattgatttcgccgcctccaagaatatggccattcgtagcacctacctCCAGCACAGtttagagacgaaccagccaagggctgaaagtctcgttaataaagacaattcattcattcattccagcacagccttccataccgatataCCTCATATACAGCAGATAGAaccgcaaatcgaccacgttctgattgatggacggcacttctccgacattatcgacgtcaggacgtatcgtggcgctaacatcgactctgaccactatctggtgatggtcaaactgactgaacgattggttcgatgaggagtgccaggagattttggaggagaataatgcagcgcgggcagtcatgctgcagcaagggacccggcataacgtggaacgttatagaaggaaacggcaacagcagacccgcctctttcgggagaaaaaatgccgcctggaggagacggagtgcgaggagatggaacagctgtgccggtctcaagaaacgcgtaagttctatcagaagctcaacgcatcccgcaacgccTTTGTgctgcgagccgagatgtgcagggataaggatgggagcattttgacggacgagcttgaggtgatcgaaaggtggaagcagcacttcgacgaacacctggcgctgagagcacagacaatgaaggacgggataACGGagcaaatgccttcgtcagtactgcggacgatggaaaccaaccagcccccactttgagggaggt is a genomic window containing:
- the LOC5563947 gene encoding LOW QUALITY PROTEIN: DDB1- and CUL4-associated factor 5 (The sequence of the model RefSeq protein was modified relative to this genomic sequence to represent the inferred CDS: deleted 1 base in 1 codon); translation: MAHFRKHPEVNVLGHLVSRQLGDNVDNFRNNLFHERLRIARNLYKKDLVSHYGCVNAIEFSQEGELLVSGGDDRRVLLWHVDKAILEKDLPVAMNKQHLSNIFCLGLDSRNHRIFSGGNDDVVIVHDTQTSNPSMCSWHSKPVYGLSIDPSNESVFATAGEDGKILIFDLRDSSDVMCVSRCRSPYHAVMHHPYDKGFIVTANAKEGAALWDLRSPKLPTIRYGGENAAQSCMSVRFNSLGTQVLALRRRLPPILYSTGSAEPICQFYHQDYYNSCTMKSCCFAGENDQFVLSGSDDFNLYVWRVTDADVTDTDQWVDQNQMVLYGHRSIVNQVRYNPQKCLIASSGVEKIVKLWTPFELNTWRGSLTEEATGPENPEKVFTNEEYISLNMTHDYSHQSTMEDPRMMAFFDYLVQQEIEGWNTETFGSDIGAQFGRE